In Candidatus Hydrogenedentota bacterium, the genomic stretch CATGGTCCGCGCCGCTCCTCTTGATTACCGCGCCGCTCCGGCGCAAGTTCCCGGCATAGTAGCACATGAGCGCCACCGCGGAAACCTGCGAGTTCCATTTCGGGAATGCCTCAAATTGGAATTCGCTCTCGCCCGTTGCTACCATGCCGCACGTGGGTTATCAATCCTTCAAGGCAACCAGAACACCGGAAAGGTCAGGGCATATGGACAACAGCACATTGACTCGACGCGCATTTCTCGCGGCAACCACGACTACCGCCGCGCTCAGCGTATCGGGGCAGACCCTCGCGCCCAACACGGCGCGGGTGATTCCCGGCCAGCTATCGCCTAACGAAAAACTCAATATCGCGGCCATCGGCGCGGGCGGCAAAGGCTTCTCCGACATCATGAGCTGCAAGATGCTCGGAGAAAACGTTGTGGCGCTGTGCGATGTCGACTGGGACCGCTGCGCCGAGGCGTTCTACCGGATCAAAGACGTCAAGCAATACAAAGACTACCGGAACATGCTCGAAGAGATGAAGGAGATCGACGCCGTCACCATCTCGACGCCGGACCACATGCACGCGCCGGCCGCCTACATGGCGATGAAGCTCGGCAAGCACGTCTATGTGCAGAAGCCGCTCACACACACCGTCGTCGAGGCGCGGCTCATGACGTTGACCGCGCGCGAAATGAAAGTCGCCACGCAGATGGGCAACCAGGGCCACTGCGGCGACGGCGTGCGCCGCCTCTGCGAGATGATCTGGAGCGGCTGCATCGGCCAGGTGAAGGAAGCGCACATCTGGACGCACCGGCCCGTATGGAAGAACCAAGGCATGGCCGAGCCGCTCCCGCCCATGGTCACGCCCGAAAACCTCGACTGGGACCGCTGGATCGGCTGCGCGCCTTGGCGGCCCTTTAACAAGGGCATCGCGCCGCACGACTGGCGCGCCTGGCTCGATTTCGGCGGCGGCTCGCTGGGCGACATGGCCTGCCACATCATGGACCCCGCCTACATGGTGCTCAAACTCGTTGAAGCAACCGACTACACCGTCGAGGTCGTCGAACAGCGCGGCCGCAACGACCAGACCTTCCCAATCATGTCCACCATCAAATACTCGTTCCCCGCGCGCGGCGATATGGCCCCCGTCGATGTTTACTGGTACGACGGGCACTGGCCGGACCCCGCCACGGGCGAGGAAGTCTACAACAGGCCCAAGCGCCCCGAGAGCATCCCGCCGGACCAGAAACTCGGCGACGACGACATGAACGGGTCCTTCTTCATCGGCGAGAAGGGCATCCTCACCGCGGGCGAATACGGCGGCGAACCGCGCCTCATGCCCATCGAGAACATGAACGACTATCAGTATCCGCCCGAGACCCTCGAACGGATCCCGAAGGAAAGCCCCTATTTCGACTGGATCCGCGCGTGCAAGGGCGGCCAGCCCTCGTGCTCGAATTTCGACTACGCCGGGCCATTCACCGAAATGGTCCAGTTCGGAAATCTCGTCGTGAAGTCCGGCCAAAAACTCCACTGGGACAACAAGAACGGCGTCGTCACCAACGTGCCGAACCCCGCAGAAATCGTCAGCAAGGAATACCGCCGCGGCTGGGAACTCCCCTGCTGAGCGACAGCGTCCGAAACACTTGCATCACGAAGGAGTAACAACCATGAAAAGCAAGCACGTGATTCTCGGCGTTCATGTCCAGAACCGCACGAAAGTAGTGCAAAAAGTGCAACAGGTCCTCAGCGAGTACGGCTGCAACATCAAGACGCGCCTCGGCCTGCACGAAGTGGACGAGCGCTCCTGCTCCACCGCCGGAGTCATCCTTCTCGAAATGTTCGGCAAAGACGCCGTCTGCAACGAGATGGCCGCAAGACTCAAGGCCTTGAACGGCGTCCAAGTCAAAAAGATGGTCTTCACTCACTAGCGCCGCGCGAAATCCAACACGCACTTCTTCCAGGCGCCTTGCGGGCCCGCGCCGCAAGGCGCCTGCTTGCGCGCCGGCAGGACACGGCCGGCCGCAAGCAAGGAGTGAACTGCCGCGGCGCAACTTGGTGCCTCTGGATGGTGAAAGCCAACAAGACGCCGGAGCGCCGCCTCGACGCC encodes the following:
- a CDS encoding Gfo/Idh/MocA family oxidoreductase is translated as MDNSTLTRRAFLAATTTTAALSVSGQTLAPNTARVIPGQLSPNEKLNIAAIGAGGKGFSDIMSCKMLGENVVALCDVDWDRCAEAFYRIKDVKQYKDYRNMLEEMKEIDAVTISTPDHMHAPAAYMAMKLGKHVYVQKPLTHTVVEARLMTLTAREMKVATQMGNQGHCGDGVRRLCEMIWSGCIGQVKEAHIWTHRPVWKNQGMAEPLPPMVTPENLDWDRWIGCAPWRPFNKGIAPHDWRAWLDFGGGSLGDMACHIMDPAYMVLKLVEATDYTVEVVEQRGRNDQTFPIMSTIKYSFPARGDMAPVDVYWYDGHWPDPATGEEVYNRPKRPESIPPDQKLGDDDMNGSFFIGEKGILTAGEYGGEPRLMPIENMNDYQYPPETLERIPKESPYFDWIRACKGGQPSCSNFDYAGPFTEMVQFGNLVVKSGQKLHWDNKNGVVTNVPNPAEIVSKEYRRGWELPC